Within Rothia sp. ZJ932, the genomic segment TCCCCTCTATGCTAACGTCGGTGACGGCAAGAGCGCAGAGAAGGCTGCCGGTCTCAAGGCAGAAGGCGTTGGTCTGCTGCGCACCGAGTTTGGTTTCTTGGGGTACGATGCTGAGCCTTCAGTAGATACTCAGGCAGAAACCTACAAGTCAGTTTTTGACGCTTTCCCCGGCAAGCATATTGTTGTTCGCACCCTAGATGCAGGTGCAGATAAGCCCCTGCCCTTCTTGAACACCAAAGAAGAAGAGAACCCCGCACTGGGAGTTCGAGGCTTCCGCACCGACTGGACCGTACCCGGTGTTCTGGCACGCCAGCTCGAAGCGATCAAGAAGGCATCAGAGGGCTCAGACACTGACATCTGGGTTATGGCACCGATGATTTCAACCACCTCAGAGGCCCGCAACTTCGCGAATATGCTCAAAGAAGTTGGTCTTGAAACCCGCGGTGTTATGGTCGAAACCCCCGCAGCAGCTGTTAACGCAGAAGCTATCTTGGGCGAAGTTGACTTCGTTTCGATTGGTACCAACGACCTGACCCAGTACACCATGGCAGCTGACCGTCTGCTCGGCGATTTGGCGCACCTGAACAACCCCTGGCAGCCCGCTGTGCTGAAGATGATTAAGCTGACCGTTGAAGGTGCACGTCGCGCGTCTACCACCGCTGGCACTAAGAAGTACGTATCTGTCTGCGGCGAAGCAGCAGCTGATCCGGCACTCGCTGTAGTTCTGGTCGGTCTGGGCGTTGACACCCTTTCCATGAACGCAGGTGCCATCGCAGCTGTTTCAGCGGTACTCAAGAGCGTCACTAAAGAGAAAGCTCAGCAGATCGCTGTTGAAGCGCTCGCGCAGATCTCATCAGCTGAAGCTAAGGCAGCAGCGCGTAAGATGCTCCCCGTTCTTGACGAGCTGGGTCTGTAAGGTCAAAAATCAAATGTAATCTGAGTCAAAAAGCCGGTTTTTACGCCGAAAAGCTGTGCGACCTGCTTTAGACTCAAAGTGGAAGAACATTTCCGCACATTTTCCTAAGGAGAATCATCATGGCAGAACGTATTGCCACCATTGCAAGCCGCGTTGGTCTGCACGCACGCCCCGCAGCTATCTTCGCAGAAGCAGCAGGCGACTTGCCCGTTGAGGTTACCATCGCAGCTGAAGGTGAACCCGCAGACGAGGCAATGGACGCAGCGTCAATCCTCTCACTCATGTCACTCGGCGCTAAGCACGGCGACAAGGTTGTTCTGCGTGCCGAGGGCGAAGGTGCTGATGAAGCACTCGAAACCCTGGTTAAGATCCTCGAAACCGACCACGACGCTGAGTAAATAGTTGACCCTTCATGGTTTTGGCTCCCCGCTGTTGAAAAACGGCGGGGAGCTTTTTACTGCTCAGAATATGCAATCTGCGGGTTGGTTTTACTCTGAAACAATGGTTTGATGGCATAAGCCGATGACCTTCCGGGTAAGGTCACGTTGGGTAAGCTGTAAAGACGCGCCCAACATCGCTAGACTTGTGAAAGATAATCGTACTGTGCGCATTTCGCGCCTTGAGAGATAAGAGTTGAGGCTCCTTGCGAGAATTTACCGCACGCTTTGCAACCACTGAAGAGATTGCTAACTGGGATGCTCATGTCACCGCTAACCCTAACGGCGGTAACTTATTGCAGTCGGCGTCTTTTGCATCCGTCAAAGCTAAGCACGGCTGGAAGCCCCTGTACTTGGTGTACGAAGGCACTACTGTTCGCGAGGGCGAAACTGCGCCTTTTGCTAGCTACAACTTGGTTCTAGAAAAGAGCGTTCCCAGCGTGGGCAAGCTCTGGTACATGATTAAGGGCCCAGACGTGTACAGC encodes:
- the ptsP gene encoding phosphoenolpyruvate--protein phosphotransferase, which encodes MTMYNGVGVYAGRVIGPVLQMPEPIAEPAANLKLAADETPEQAAERIKAAADAVKADLLERAENASRDGKAVLKSTSQMATDRALLKGAIKLVENQGVAPERAIWESATSFADQMAALGGYMAERVTDIYDVRARIVAQLTGQQAPGIPTSDEPFILAAIDLAPADTATLNPEQVIALITSDGGPQAHTAILARGLGLPAIVAAKGVTEIANGTVVYVDSNEGTVNTEPSEEHRVAAEKYANRKPLADFDGTGVMADGTRIPLYANVGDGKSAEKAAGLKAEGVGLLRTEFGFLGYDAEPSVDTQAETYKSVFDAFPGKHIVVRTLDAGADKPLPFLNTKEEENPALGVRGFRTDWTVPGVLARQLEAIKKASEGSDTDIWVMAPMISTTSEARNFANMLKEVGLETRGVMVETPAAAVNAEAILGEVDFVSIGTNDLTQYTMAADRLLGDLAHLNNPWQPAVLKMIKLTVEGARRASTTAGTKKYVSVCGEAAADPALAVVLVGLGVDTLSMNAGAIAAVSAVLKSVTKEKAQQIAVEALAQISSAEAKAAARKMLPVLDELGL
- a CDS encoding HPr family phosphocarrier protein, with amino-acid sequence MAERIATIASRVGLHARPAAIFAEAAGDLPVEVTIAAEGEPADEAMDAASILSLMSLGAKHGDKVVLRAEGEGADEALETLVKILETDHDAE